CTGACCTGTGAGATGGAGTTTGATGAGAAGGCACGGCTGGTCAAACATGACATCTACACCAGCGTCATCCGCACGGTGGAGAGGATGACCTATACGAATGTGCGCAAGATCCTGGTGGATGAAGATCCGGAAGTGATGGAGCAGTATGAGGAGGATCTGGTCGAGGATTTCCGCACCATGGAGGAGCTGGCTCTGAAACTGCGCGCAGCGCGCATGGCTCGAGGCGCGATCGACTTCGATTTCCAAGAGTCGAAGGTCATCGTGGATGAGAACGGCAAGCCAATCGACATCGTGAAGCGGGAGCGGACCATCGCTGAACAGATCATTGAGGAGTTCATGCTGGCGGCCAATGAGACGGTGGCGGAACATTTCTTCTGGCTGAGGGTGCCGTTCATCTATCGGATCCACGAAGATCCGGACAGCGAGAAGATGATGTATTTTATGCAGTTTATTAACAACTTCGGCTATGTCGTGCGCGGCAAGGGCAACCGCGTCCATCCGCGGGCGCTGCAATCGCTGCTGGAGGAGATTAAGGGGACGCGCGAGGAAACGGTGATCAGCACGATGATGCTGCGTTCGATGAAGCAGGCGAAGTACGATTCAGAGAGCCGCGGCCACTTCGGTCTGTCGGCGGAATTCTACACGCACTTCACCTCGCCGATCCGCCGTTATCCCGACCTCGTCATCCACCGCATCATCCGTGAGGTGATCGAAAACGGCGGACAGCTCAGCGATGCCCGGGAGGAATATCTGGCGAGCCGCATCCAGGATATCGCGGATCATTCCAGCGAGCGCGAACGCATCGCTGTGGAAGCAGAGCGGGATACGGAAGCGCTGAAGAAAGCGGAATTCATGCTGGATAAGGTCGGTGAAGAGTTCCAGGGCATCATCAGCAGCGTGACGAGCTTCGGCATGTTCGTCGAACTGGACAACACCGTGGAAGGGCTGATTCGTCTCAGCTATCTCACGGATGATTACTACCATTTCCACGAGATGCAGATGGCGCTGATCGGAGAACGTACATCCAAGATCTATCGCATCGGCGATGAAGTTCGTGTACGCGTCGCTCGTGTGAACATGGATGACCATACCATCGACTTCGAATTGGTTGAGGCTCAGCCGCGGCACGATGAGCCCCGGGTGATCTATGCCAAGAAGAAAGGCCGCTACAGCGGGGACGTTGGCAGATCACGCGGCGGCGGCAAGTCCGGCCGCGGGTCCGGCGGAAGCAGTTCGGCCGATGCGGATGACGGCGTGGACTTCTGGGGCTTCCGAAGCGGCGGCAAACGCGGCAAAGCCGGTGCCGGTGGAAGCAAGCTGGGCAAGGCGAAGACGGCCAAATCGAAGAATCCGAAGGCCGCGAAATCGTCCAGCCGCACCGGGAAGGCGAAGGCCGGCGGCAAAGCGGCGGGCAAGAAGGCGAAGAAGAAGTAGCGGAACGGTCGTCGCAGGAGCCGAATCTGCGGATGCTGCGCGTGTATGACAGCAGCGAGTGTAGAGCTGCAGCTGGATCATCGGGCGGGGTCCGAAGGGATGCCCGCCTGGTTTGTGCGGTGCGTTGGCTGCGGTGAAGGTTGACGGATGTTGATGAGTGTTGATGTGTGTTGACGTATGTTGATATGTGTTAATATGTGTTGATATGTGTTAATATGTGTTGATATGTGTTGATATGTGTTAATATGTGTTGATGGATTTTGACTTATTTTTCGTATAAAAGGGATCAGCGGGATGAGGGGTTGAGTGGTTTTATACGAACTTTCGTATAAAATCGCCCTGTCGGATGGTGTTTTGAAGGATTTTGTCCTAAATTTTGTATAAAACATTGGTTTTGGGAGAAGCGGCGCATCATTTTATCCTATAATTCGTATAAAATGATGTGTTCGGCGGAAAAGGGACGGGGTTTTGACCTAAAAGTCGTATAAGAACAGACCATGGACCGCGCGTTGATCCTGCTTCCTTTCGGTTGCATGGTGATGCGGAAGTGCTTAGAGTATCAAGGGTTTAGAAGGGATTGCCCCCTTGATTTCATGCGATGAACTTGATACAATCAACTGTACTCGGGTTTTAGGATGATGCTGATCCTGACCCGTATGGCCAGCGTTCGATCGTCGGGCTTGAGTAATGAAGGATGGGACAGGAAGGAAGTGAAGGCATCATGGG
This sequence is a window from Insulibacter thermoxylanivorax. Protein-coding genes within it:
- the rnr gene encoding ribonuclease R; the protein is MVTEEQILEFMREKAYKPMTYQELEKHFNIEGAQAFKEFLKLLNDLEQRGEILRTRSGDRYGVPERMNLLRGRLQTHPKGFGFLIPDDRDHPDVYIHANDMLGAMNGDTVLVRITSKGSVGGKLEGEVVRILKRANTEVVGTFEHYGSYGFVIADDKRIVKDIFVPQEAINGAVDGQKVVVRIVQYPEGRSLAQGEVIEILGHKNDPGVDILSIIRKHGLPEAFPPDVLEEAEQIPDAISEEELAGRRDLRDKRIVTIDGEDAKDLDDAVHVERLPNGGYRLGVHIADVGYYVRENSRLDQEAYNRGCSVYLVDRVIPMLPHRLSNGICSLNPRVDRLTLTCEMEFDEKARLVKHDIYTSVIRTVERMTYTNVRKILVDEDPEVMEQYEEDLVEDFRTMEELALKLRAARMARGAIDFDFQESKVIVDENGKPIDIVKRERTIAEQIIEEFMLAANETVAEHFFWLRVPFIYRIHEDPDSEKMMYFMQFINNFGYVVRGKGNRVHPRALQSLLEEIKGTREETVISTMMLRSMKQAKYDSESRGHFGLSAEFYTHFTSPIRRYPDLVIHRIIREVIENGGQLSDAREEYLASRIQDIADHSSERERIAVEAERDTEALKKAEFMLDKVGEEFQGIISSVTSFGMFVELDNTVEGLIRLSYLTDDYYHFHEMQMALIGERTSKIYRIGDEVRVRVARVNMDDHTIDFELVEAQPRHDEPRVIYAKKKGRYSGDVGRSRGGGKSGRGSGGSSSADADDGVDFWGFRSGGKRGKAGAGGSKLGKAKTAKSKNPKAAKSSSRTGKAKAGGKAAGKKAKKK